A single region of the Neodiprion pinetum isolate iyNeoPine1 chromosome 5, iyNeoPine1.2, whole genome shotgun sequence genome encodes:
- the LOC124219940 gene encoding ankyrin repeat domain-containing protein 29 → MSMKKESPWDVELHLAAAKGDAKRLQVLLESGRVHVDCKDKDGTTPLILAAAGGHVDAVAELLQQGADPAAKRLTGTTALFFASQGGFVDVVNLLLDNEAFVDSCSVDGGTPLFVACQCGHLDVVEGLLDRGANVNAHMKDGATALFIAAQNGHVRILEVLLERGAKTDAIRTDGATPLWIAAQMGHDHVVRRLLKAGARVDSTRHDGATPLFKAAHKGHSAVIAELLKYRPSLGILPNGESALHAAALSGHMAVARQLVGAGADALLLNQEGVTPLQLAIRHSQTQVIDYLTDKVRTRTASR, encoded by the exons ATGTCTATGAAG AAAGAGTCTCCGTGGGATGTGGAGCTCCACTTGGCCGCGGCGAAGGGTGACGCCAAACGACTTCAAGTACTTCTGGAATCAGGCCGGGTTCACGTAGATTGCAAAGATAAG GATGGTACAACTCCGTTGATACTAGCTGCCGCCGGAGGACACGTGGACGCGGTCGCCGAGCTGCTTCAACAGGGTGCCGATCCAGCGGCGAAGAGGCTG aCCGGTACAACGGCGTTGTTTTTCGCGTCGCAGGGAGGATTCGTCGACGTCGTCAATTTGCTGCTGGACAACGAAGCCTTCGTTGATTCTTGCAGCgtg GACGGCGGGACTCCGCTTTTCGTTGCCTGCCAATGCGGCCACCTCGACGTCGTTGAAGGACTTCTGGATCGAGGCGCGAACGTGAACGCGCACATGAAG GATGGAGCCACTGCACTTTTCATTGCAGCCCAAAATGGACACGTACGTATTTTGGAAGTCTTACTTGAACGAGGAGCGAAAACCGACGCGATTAGGACCGACGGGGCTACTCCTCTTTGGATCGCTGCTCAGATGGGACATGACCACGTTGTAAGAAGGCTCTTGAAGGCCGGAGCAAGGGTAGATTCGACAAGACAT GACGGAGCCACCCCGTTGTTCAAAGCTGCGCACAAGGGTCACTCGGCAGTGATAGCCGAACTTCTTAAGTATCGTCCATCTTTGGGAattcttcca AATGGCGAGAGCGCTCTCCATGCAGCGGCTTTGTCCGGTCACATGGCTGTGGCGAGACAGCTCGTAGGCGCAGGAGCCGATGCTCTGCTTCTCAATCAAGAGGGCGTTACACCGCTTCAACTTGCAATCAGGCATTCGCAGACTCAAGTGATCGATTACCTCACTGACAAAGTGAGAACTCGAACAGCGTCTCGCTGA
- the RpS21 gene encoding small ribosomal subunit protein eS21: MENDAGEFVDLYCPRKCSASNRIIHAKDHASIQLTLADVDPQTGRQTETSKMYAICGAIRRMGESDDCIGRLAKKDGILAKNY, encoded by the exons ATGGAGAACGACGCTGGTGAATTTGTCGACTTGTACTGCCCACGAAAATG CTCTGCAAGCAACCGCATCATCCATGCAAAGGACCACGCTTCAATTCAGCTTACCTTGGCTGATGTCGACCCTCAAACTGGGCGTCAGACCGAAACCTCAAAAATGTATGCCATCTGCGGTGCAATCAGGCGTATG GGTGAATCGGACGACTGCATCGGCCGTCTTGCTAAGAAAGATGGAATTTTGGCTAAGAACTATTAA
- the Tbc1d8-9 gene encoding TBC1 domain family member 9 isoform X2: MLYVVACALTAEDIVKDWAWLHANLIDTLKSFDTEEEITDFVCCKIQSIIANNVPESHIADEEDPQSFKTVSFKFHQHFNLPQDEKLVNYYSCSYWKSRFPRQGWLYLSVNHMCFYAYILSKETKLVIRWADITVLDKTNSILFPDSIRVITRDNKEHYFSMFLHKAETFSLMEQLTNIAMKRLIDEKSGFNEDRDLLNKLSKNVPKKPSFLKRDLDARAHSEVYRLQFRLPGNEKLDGSIDATLWTPYNKRHVWGKIYLSQNYLCFESRVRRMVTLVIPLREVRLVECAENQASNTAVDKSVLVTTSRSSFLFAQIHDRDFVVQKISELLAKTKIFHLTDHISTHASINSDLSNCEEAKSPEWTPQPPLMTLFKAPLSQEAAIKQEAKEKQWELHFAEYGRGITMYRTTDTAKLVLQGVPQTLRGEVWLTFSGAINEMTMNAGLYKSLVEQSLGKSCQANEEIERDLHRSLPEHPAFQSDTGISALRRVLSAYAWRNPQIGYCQAMNIVASVLLIYCSEEAAFWQLCNVCESLLPDYYDRRVVGALVDQGLLEELAAEHLPALHARLQELGLIRVISLSWFLTIFLSVMPTSSAVNIMDCFFYDGAKVIFQIALTVLEWNHDKLLNCRDDGEAMQLLTDYLGGVFNDEGPILPRPVDSAVPNRSISIQTLIYEAYSRYGTLTTGGIERLRLKHRLRVVQSLEDGIEKNVIRSVVVDKYMVTEELQDLLGLVREELMSQRKTEPDRYDPTQPPYEAYKVDFELFRILFGGLSPWGKCTQAESLAARLFRLMDRNHDGLLNFREVVQAIGITATAELTQRLKLLYTLHLPPLLTPVDIESPAHPDGPEVAAEATDFFDSMEQSIASLEMPVGAAEEPQEAASLSRSMSLNSQQGDQSWDIQSMGSLRSMIASRDSPLNLKTVPKMSQPHFIALWKTLYDMFQSLDQSEEQETYHSIATIGTLLLQLGNVGKNFAAEREESEDSLLIAASLAQQEMLPTQTSPDRNGNPSNAVSAADRDWSITVEQFLASALTGQPIVDFFSKRTNLIEAIATLRNRRFNRVHSLSDTPVINI, from the exons ATGCTCTATG tggTGGCGTGTGCGCTAACAGCTGAGGATATCGTCAAGGATTGGGCATGGCTTCACGCCAATTTGATAGACACTCTCAAATCGTTTGATACCGAAGAGGAAATAACAGATTTTGTGTGCTGCAAGATACAGTCTATAATAGCAAATAATGTTCCGGAGAGTCACATTGCTGAcg AAGAAGACCCACAGTCGTTCAAAACAGTTTCTTTCAAATTCCATCAACACTTCAATCTCCCCCAAGATGAAAAGctggtgaattattattcctgCAG CTATTGGAAATCTCGATTCCCAAGGCAGGGATGGCTCTATCTCTCTGTAAATCACATGTGCTTTTATGCCTACATACTGTCCAAAGAAACGAAATTGGTTATCAGATGGGCAGATATTACGGTACTTGACAAAACCAACTCCATCTTATTCCCCGACAGTATCCGAGTTATAACTCGTGACAATAAAGAG cactatttttcaatgttcctTCATAAGGCTGAGACGTTTTCGTTGATGGAGCAGCTTACAAATATTGCTATGAAAAG ACTCATTGATGAAAAAAGCGGTTTCAACGAAGACAGAGATCTACTGAATAAATTAAG CAAAAATGTGCCTAAGAAACCGTCATTTCTTAAAAGAGACCTCGATGCTCGAGCACATTCTGAGGTCTACAGGTTGCAATTCAGATTACCAGGGAATGAGAAATTAGATGGAAGTATTGACGCCACTTTGTGGACTCCATACAATAAAAGACACGTGTGGGGAAAGATATATTTGTCTCAGAATTACTTGTGCTTTGAAAGTAGA GTGCGGCGGATGGTTACCCTTGTCATTCCCTTACGTGAAGTCAGACTAGTCGAATGTGCTGAAAATCAAGCCTCCAACACTGCTGTGGACAAATCCGTACTTGTCACGACGTCAAGATCGTCGTTTTTGTTCGCACAGATACACGACAGAGACTTTGTTGTGCAAAAGATATCAGAGCTTTTGGCGAAgactaaaatatttcacct TACTGATCATATAAGCACACATGCAAGCATAAACAGCGATTTAAGTAATTGTGAGGAAGCCAAATCTCCAGAATGGACTCCACAACCGCCATTAATGACCTTATTCAAAGCACCACTGAGCCAGGAGGCAGCAATAAAACAAGAGGCAAAGGAAAAACAGTGGGAGTTACATTTTGCTGAATATGGGCGAGGCATCACAATGTACAGGACAACTGATACTGCAAAATTGGTTCTTCAGGGAGTGCCACAGACCCTTAGAGGAGAAGTGTGGCTGACATTTTCGG GTGCTATAAATGAGATGACAATGAACGCTGGTCTCTACAAATCTCTCGTTGAACAATCTCTAGGTAAATCTTGTCAAGCTAATGAGGAAATTGAGAGAGATTTGCACCGCTCTTTACCTGAGCATCCAGCTTTCCAATCTGACACAGGAATAAGTGCTCTCAGAAGAGTTTTATCCGCCTATGCTTGGAGAAATCCTCAGATAG GGTATTGCCAAGCGATGAACATCGTTGCCTCTGTTCTATTGATTTACTGTTCAGAAGAGGCAGCTTTCTGGCAGCTGTGCAATGTCTGCGAATCATTGCTCCCTGATTACTACGATCGTCGAGTAGTCGGAGCTTTGGTTGACCAGGGTCTACTGGAAGAATTGGCTGCTGAACATTTACCTGCGCTTCATGCTAGGCTGCAAGAGTTAGGTCTAATCAGGGTTATATCGCTTTCCTGGTTTCTAACGATATTTTTAAGCGTTATGCCAACGAGTAGTGCTGTAAATATAATGGACTGCTTTTTTTACGACGGAGCCAAGGTTATCTTCCAG ATAGCGTTAACCGTATTGGAATGGAATCacgataaattattaaactGCAGAGACGATGGAGAGGCCATGCAGTTGCTGACGGATTATCTTGGAGGTGTGTTCAATGACGAAGGACCCATTTTACCCAGACCTGTAGACAGCGCTGTACCAAACAGG AGTATTTCTATACAAACCTTAATATATGAGGCATACTCGAGGTACGGAACTCTAACGACTGGCGGAATTGAACGTCTCAGACTGAAGCACAGGCTAAGAGTGGTCCAAAGTCTAGAAGATggaattgaaaagaatgtCATAAGAAGTGTTGTTGTTGACAAGTATATGGTCACTGAAGAGTTACAG GACCTGCTCGGTTTGGTAAGAGAAGAACTAATGAGCCAGAGAAAAACCGAACCTGATCGCTATGATCCAACCCAGCCACCGTACGAAGCTTACAAAGTAGACTTCGAACTCTTTAGAATACTTTTTGGAGGTTTATCTCCATGGGGAAAGTGTACCCAAGCTGAATCTCTTGCTGCAAGATTGTTTCGT CTAATGGATCGCAATCACGACGGACTTTTAAATTTCCGCGAAGTCGTTCAAGCCATTGGAATCACAGCAACTGCAGAACTTACACAGAGACTAAAGCTTCTGTACACACTTCATCTCCCTCCATTATTAACTCCTGTAGACATTGAGTCACCTGCACATCCTG ATGGACCAGAGGTGGCAGCAGAAGCTACAGATTTCTTTGACAGTATGGAACAAAGCATCGCTTCATTAGAAATGCCAGTTGGTGCAGCAGAAGAGCCTCAAGAAGCGGCATCGTTATCTCGATCAATGAGTCTCAACAGTCAACAGGGGGACCAGTCGTGGGACATTCAAAGTATGGGGAGTTTGCGCTCCATGATAGCATCCAGAGATAGTCCTTTGAACTTAAAAACTGTACCAAAAATGTCGCAACCCCATTTCATAGCGCTGTGGAAAACACTTTATGACATGTTCCAATCCCTTGATCAGTCTGAAGAGCAGGAAACTTATCATTCAATTGCTACGATAG GTACGCTTCTACTCCAGCTAGGAAACGTTGGCAAAAACTTCGCTGCAGAAAGAGAAGAATCCGAGGATAGTTTACTCATTGCTGCGTCACTGGCACAGCAGGAAATGTTGCCAACTCAGACC tcTCCTGACCGGAACGGCAATCCATCTAACGCCGTTTCCGCGGCTGATAGGGATTGGTCGATTACAGTCGAGCAGTTTTTGGCATCTGCATTGACTGGTCAACCGATTGTTGATTTCTTCAGCAAGCGCACTAACCTTATAGAAGCGATAGCTACTCTGAGAAATCGTAGATTTAATCGCGTTCATTCCCTCTCGGATACACCCGTTATAAACATATGA
- the Tbc1d8-9 gene encoding TBC1 domain family member 9 isoform X1: MWMKPQEVLLANALWVTEQATVYFVLQRRKGHGKAKGLTSILVGTLDSVFDTKPPPFRILHQTPSSDVYWMVACALTAEDIVKDWAWLHANLIDTLKSFDTEEEITDFVCCKIQSIIANNVPESHIADEEDPQSFKTVSFKFHQHFNLPQDEKLVNYYSCSYWKSRFPRQGWLYLSVNHMCFYAYILSKETKLVIRWADITVLDKTNSILFPDSIRVITRDNKEHYFSMFLHKAETFSLMEQLTNIAMKRLIDEKSGFNEDRDLLNKLSKNVPKKPSFLKRDLDARAHSEVYRLQFRLPGNEKLDGSIDATLWTPYNKRHVWGKIYLSQNYLCFESRVRRMVTLVIPLREVRLVECAENQASNTAVDKSVLVTTSRSSFLFAQIHDRDFVVQKISELLAKTKIFHLTDHISTHASINSDLSNCEEAKSPEWTPQPPLMTLFKAPLSQEAAIKQEAKEKQWELHFAEYGRGITMYRTTDTAKLVLQGVPQTLRGEVWLTFSGAINEMTMNAGLYKSLVEQSLGKSCQANEEIERDLHRSLPEHPAFQSDTGISALRRVLSAYAWRNPQIGYCQAMNIVASVLLIYCSEEAAFWQLCNVCESLLPDYYDRRVVGALVDQGLLEELAAEHLPALHARLQELGLIRVISLSWFLTIFLSVMPTSSAVNIMDCFFYDGAKVIFQIALTVLEWNHDKLLNCRDDGEAMQLLTDYLGGVFNDEGPILPRPVDSAVPNRSISIQTLIYEAYSRYGTLTTGGIERLRLKHRLRVVQSLEDGIEKNVIRSVVVDKYMVTEELQDLLGLVREELMSQRKTEPDRYDPTQPPYEAYKVDFELFRILFGGLSPWGKCTQAESLAARLFRLMDRNHDGLLNFREVVQAIGITATAELTQRLKLLYTLHLPPLLTPVDIESPAHPDGPEVAAEATDFFDSMEQSIASLEMPVGAAEEPQEAASLSRSMSLNSQQGDQSWDIQSMGSLRSMIASRDSPLNLKTVPKMSQPHFIALWKTLYDMFQSLDQSEEQETYHSIATIGTLLLQLGNVGKNFAAEREESEDSLLIAASLAQQEMLPTQTSPDRNGNPSNAVSAADRDWSITVEQFLASALTGQPIVDFFSKRTNLIEAIATLRNRRFNRVHSLSDTPVINI; encoded by the exons ATGTGGATGAAGCCACAAGAGGTCTTACTAGCCAATGCTCTATG GGTGACTGAACAGGCAACAGTCTATTTCGTCCTGCAACGTCGCAAGGGTCATGGAAAAGCGAAAGGACTCACATCCATCTTGGTCGGTACATTAGACAGTGTTTTCGACACCAAACCACCCCCTTTCAGAATCCTACATCAGACTCCATCCTCGGATGTGTATTGGA tggTGGCGTGTGCGCTAACAGCTGAGGATATCGTCAAGGATTGGGCATGGCTTCACGCCAATTTGATAGACACTCTCAAATCGTTTGATACCGAAGAGGAAATAACAGATTTTGTGTGCTGCAAGATACAGTCTATAATAGCAAATAATGTTCCGGAGAGTCACATTGCTGAcg AAGAAGACCCACAGTCGTTCAAAACAGTTTCTTTCAAATTCCATCAACACTTCAATCTCCCCCAAGATGAAAAGctggtgaattattattcctgCAG CTATTGGAAATCTCGATTCCCAAGGCAGGGATGGCTCTATCTCTCTGTAAATCACATGTGCTTTTATGCCTACATACTGTCCAAAGAAACGAAATTGGTTATCAGATGGGCAGATATTACGGTACTTGACAAAACCAACTCCATCTTATTCCCCGACAGTATCCGAGTTATAACTCGTGACAATAAAGAG cactatttttcaatgttcctTCATAAGGCTGAGACGTTTTCGTTGATGGAGCAGCTTACAAATATTGCTATGAAAAG ACTCATTGATGAAAAAAGCGGTTTCAACGAAGACAGAGATCTACTGAATAAATTAAG CAAAAATGTGCCTAAGAAACCGTCATTTCTTAAAAGAGACCTCGATGCTCGAGCACATTCTGAGGTCTACAGGTTGCAATTCAGATTACCAGGGAATGAGAAATTAGATGGAAGTATTGACGCCACTTTGTGGACTCCATACAATAAAAGACACGTGTGGGGAAAGATATATTTGTCTCAGAATTACTTGTGCTTTGAAAGTAGA GTGCGGCGGATGGTTACCCTTGTCATTCCCTTACGTGAAGTCAGACTAGTCGAATGTGCTGAAAATCAAGCCTCCAACACTGCTGTGGACAAATCCGTACTTGTCACGACGTCAAGATCGTCGTTTTTGTTCGCACAGATACACGACAGAGACTTTGTTGTGCAAAAGATATCAGAGCTTTTGGCGAAgactaaaatatttcacct TACTGATCATATAAGCACACATGCAAGCATAAACAGCGATTTAAGTAATTGTGAGGAAGCCAAATCTCCAGAATGGACTCCACAACCGCCATTAATGACCTTATTCAAAGCACCACTGAGCCAGGAGGCAGCAATAAAACAAGAGGCAAAGGAAAAACAGTGGGAGTTACATTTTGCTGAATATGGGCGAGGCATCACAATGTACAGGACAACTGATACTGCAAAATTGGTTCTTCAGGGAGTGCCACAGACCCTTAGAGGAGAAGTGTGGCTGACATTTTCGG GTGCTATAAATGAGATGACAATGAACGCTGGTCTCTACAAATCTCTCGTTGAACAATCTCTAGGTAAATCTTGTCAAGCTAATGAGGAAATTGAGAGAGATTTGCACCGCTCTTTACCTGAGCATCCAGCTTTCCAATCTGACACAGGAATAAGTGCTCTCAGAAGAGTTTTATCCGCCTATGCTTGGAGAAATCCTCAGATAG GGTATTGCCAAGCGATGAACATCGTTGCCTCTGTTCTATTGATTTACTGTTCAGAAGAGGCAGCTTTCTGGCAGCTGTGCAATGTCTGCGAATCATTGCTCCCTGATTACTACGATCGTCGAGTAGTCGGAGCTTTGGTTGACCAGGGTCTACTGGAAGAATTGGCTGCTGAACATTTACCTGCGCTTCATGCTAGGCTGCAAGAGTTAGGTCTAATCAGGGTTATATCGCTTTCCTGGTTTCTAACGATATTTTTAAGCGTTATGCCAACGAGTAGTGCTGTAAATATAATGGACTGCTTTTTTTACGACGGAGCCAAGGTTATCTTCCAG ATAGCGTTAACCGTATTGGAATGGAATCacgataaattattaaactGCAGAGACGATGGAGAGGCCATGCAGTTGCTGACGGATTATCTTGGAGGTGTGTTCAATGACGAAGGACCCATTTTACCCAGACCTGTAGACAGCGCTGTACCAAACAGG AGTATTTCTATACAAACCTTAATATATGAGGCATACTCGAGGTACGGAACTCTAACGACTGGCGGAATTGAACGTCTCAGACTGAAGCACAGGCTAAGAGTGGTCCAAAGTCTAGAAGATggaattgaaaagaatgtCATAAGAAGTGTTGTTGTTGACAAGTATATGGTCACTGAAGAGTTACAG GACCTGCTCGGTTTGGTAAGAGAAGAACTAATGAGCCAGAGAAAAACCGAACCTGATCGCTATGATCCAACCCAGCCACCGTACGAAGCTTACAAAGTAGACTTCGAACTCTTTAGAATACTTTTTGGAGGTTTATCTCCATGGGGAAAGTGTACCCAAGCTGAATCTCTTGCTGCAAGATTGTTTCGT CTAATGGATCGCAATCACGACGGACTTTTAAATTTCCGCGAAGTCGTTCAAGCCATTGGAATCACAGCAACTGCAGAACTTACACAGAGACTAAAGCTTCTGTACACACTTCATCTCCCTCCATTATTAACTCCTGTAGACATTGAGTCACCTGCACATCCTG ATGGACCAGAGGTGGCAGCAGAAGCTACAGATTTCTTTGACAGTATGGAACAAAGCATCGCTTCATTAGAAATGCCAGTTGGTGCAGCAGAAGAGCCTCAAGAAGCGGCATCGTTATCTCGATCAATGAGTCTCAACAGTCAACAGGGGGACCAGTCGTGGGACATTCAAAGTATGGGGAGTTTGCGCTCCATGATAGCATCCAGAGATAGTCCTTTGAACTTAAAAACTGTACCAAAAATGTCGCAACCCCATTTCATAGCGCTGTGGAAAACACTTTATGACATGTTCCAATCCCTTGATCAGTCTGAAGAGCAGGAAACTTATCATTCAATTGCTACGATAG GTACGCTTCTACTCCAGCTAGGAAACGTTGGCAAAAACTTCGCTGCAGAAAGAGAAGAATCCGAGGATAGTTTACTCATTGCTGCGTCACTGGCACAGCAGGAAATGTTGCCAACTCAGACC tcTCCTGACCGGAACGGCAATCCATCTAACGCCGTTTCCGCGGCTGATAGGGATTGGTCGATTACAGTCGAGCAGTTTTTGGCATCTGCATTGACTGGTCAACCGATTGTTGATTTCTTCAGCAAGCGCACTAACCTTATAGAAGCGATAGCTACTCTGAGAAATCGTAGATTTAATCGCGTTCATTCCCTCTCGGATACACCCGTTATAAACATATGA